TCTGGTCGGGCACCTGCACGATGTGGACCGCGTGAACCGTCCCGTCGCGCTGTTTCGCGATGGCACCGGCGAGGGTGATGAGTTCGGTCTCGGTGCGGGGGTTTGCAAGCGGGACCATCACGCGGAAGTCGCCGCCGTCCGTGCCCGTGGCGGCTCTGGCGGCATCGGGTCGAACCGAGTCGGCGGCGGTGACTGCGGCGTCGGGCATCTCCTCGGAGCGCTCGAGGATCCAGTTGACGAACACGCCGGCGCTTTCGACGCGCTGGCGAGCATAGAGCAGATACCAGATACCCGCGAAGACGACGAGCGCCGCCGAGAGCAGGATAACGAACGGCTCGATGTACGCGATCAGCGCGAACGACGACACCGTCCCGATGATCGGGACGAACGGATACAGCGGCACCTCGAAGTCGGGATCGTACTCGGCGGGTTCGGCCTCGCGCATGACGATGAGCGCGATGTTCAACAGCCCGTAGACGATCAGGTGCAACACCGAGCCAGCCGTCGACAGCAACTTGAGGTTGCCAAACAACAAAAAGCCGATTATGAGCGCGCCAGTGATCAGGATCGACTTAAACGGCGTGCCAAAACGCTCGTGGATATCGTTGACCGACGGCGAGAGGATCTTCTCGCGGCCCATCGCGAAGTTGATCCGCGATGACGAGAGGATCGACGCGTTCGCACTCGAGGCCGTCGCCAAGAGTCCGCCAAGTAACAACAGTCCCCAGCCGAGCCTGCCGAGCCCGATGCCGAAGACGCTGTACTGACCGAACAGTAACTCGGCGGCGTCGACGACGGCGGTTTCGTTGTTCGCCACCAGTTCGTTCGGCACTGCCGCCAGCAAGACGACGAGGAACAGCGCGTAGACGACCGTGACGATGACGACCGAGCCGATGACGGCAAGCGGGAGGTTCCGGCCAGGGTCTTTGATCTCCTCGGCGACGGACGTAATCTGGACGAAGCCGAGATAGGAGACGAAGACGATGGCCGTCACCGGAAGCACCTCACTGGTCGTTCCCTCGGGCGCGATCGGTCGCAGCGACTCGAGGTCGGCGTTGAACAGGCCGATGATGGTGAACAGGCCGAGGATACCGAGCAGCGTCAATACGATGGCGATCTGGAGGCCGCCGGTCTCCTTGGCACCGACGTAGTTGATGGCGATAAACAGCGCCGCGCCGATCAGGCCGATAGTTTGCGCCGCCGAGACCGTGACGGGACCGAGCGCGAGTGCCGGCGCGCCCACAAGCTGGTTGACGTACTCGCCGAAGCCATACATGTAGAACGCGGAGGCAAACGCCAATCCGAGCCAGTTGGCCCAGCCGCTGATCGAGCCGAACAGGGGACCGAGCGCGCGATTGACGTAGAAGTAGGCACCGCCGGATTTGGGCATCGCCGTCCCCAATTCCGAGGCCGACAGGGCGGTAAACAGCGCGGTCACGCCGCCGATCACGAAGGTCGCGGCAGCGAGCGGCCCCGCTCGCGCCACGGCCGTCCCCGGGAGCACGAAGATCCCCGCGCCGATCATCGTCCCGATCCCGATCGTGATCGCCGAGAGGAGCCCGAGGTCCTTCGCGAGTTCCTCGTCAGTGCTCATGTGGCGCCACCCCGTCGACACACCCGCTCAGTCGGCGACCGTGACAGACGGGTCGCGTTCGCTTCCGGTCGGATCGGTGGACCGCGTACCCGGTGTCGAGCGTTCATTGTGTCGGGGTTGTAGCGGAACCGATGATAAATCCCGTGATTATATTGTCGAATCCGTATAATCGTGAGGGTATATTGACGTTCCGCAAAAATGATCATATATATGAATAGTGGTTCGACGGAGATCGGAACACTGTATGACACCGGGTTCGAGACCTCGAGACATGGAGCATCGGCTCGACGAGATCGATCGGCGGATCATCAATGCGCTGATGGACGACGCACGGAACATCTCAGCACCGACGATCGCCGAGGAAACGAACGTGTCGCCGGGAACGATTCGGAACCGAATTTCACGACTGGAAGACCACGGTGTGCTCACCGGCTACCACGCAACCGTCGACTTCGAGCGAGCGGACGGGCGGCTGACGAACCTGTTTATGTGTAACGCGCCGGTCTCCGAGCGGGAACTGATCGCTCGCCGGACGCGGGCCATCTCCGGTGTGATCAACGTCCGCGAACTGATGACCGGTCGCCGAAACCTCCACGTGTTGGCAGTCGGCGAGGACACAGCCGATCTCCGGCGGATCGCCCGCTCGCTGTCGGATCTCGGCGTCGAGATCGAAGACGAGGTTCTCGTCCAGAACGAGATCTGGCAGCCGTACGCGCCGTACGGTCCCGCCGAGAACGCCCGGTGTGAGTCGATCACCGACTTCGTCAGCCTCTCGGGTGACGCGGAAGTCGCCGAGGTAACCGTCGATCCCGGCGCGCCGATCGCAGCGACGACCCTGAAACGCGCCGTTGGGCGGAACGTTCTCGACGACGACGCGCTCGTGATCGCGATCGAGCGCGACGACACCGTCCTGACGCCACACGGCGATACCGAAATCCGAGCCGACGATATCGTCACGGTCTTCTCGCGTGACGGCATCGACGACGCGACGCTCGAGGCGTTCCGTGACGGTGCCGACAGCGCATAGAGCAACCACTGACCCTCACTACAGACCCGATCGCCCGACAGGTGTGCGGGTCGGAGCGAGCACCGCAAGCGAGAACCGCGGGCTGTGCGATCGGTGTGTCACTCGGTTCAGTCGGAGCCGAGACCTCGCTAACTCGAGTCTCACTCGAATGCTCCTTCCGTCGCCGACGTAATGGACGGTACA
The sequence above is a segment of the Natrinema sp. HArc-T2 genome. Coding sequences within it:
- a CDS encoding amino acid permease, with product MSTDEELAKDLGLLSAITIGIGTMIGAGIFVLPGTAVARAGPLAAATFVIGGVTALFTALSASELGTAMPKSGGAYFYVNRALGPLFGSISGWANWLGLAFASAFYMYGFGEYVNQLVGAPALALGPVTVSAAQTIGLIGAALFIAINYVGAKETGGLQIAIVLTLLGILGLFTIIGLFNADLESLRPIAPEGTTSEVLPVTAIVFVSYLGFVQITSVAEEIKDPGRNLPLAVIGSVVIVTVVYALFLVVLLAAVPNELVANNETAVVDAAELLFGQYSVFGIGLGRLGWGLLLLGGLLATASSANASILSSSRINFAMGREKILSPSVNDIHERFGTPFKSILITGALIIGFLLFGNLKLLSTAGSVLHLIVYGLLNIALIVMREAEPAEYDPDFEVPLYPFVPIIGTVSSFALIAYIEPFVILLSAALVVFAGIWYLLYARQRVESAGVFVNWILERSEEMPDAAVTAADSVRPDAARAATGTDGGDFRVMVPLANPRTETELITLAGAIAKQRDGTVHAVHIVQVPDQTPLERGAEQTERIDAESQKLLEQAREDAETFGAAVETHTVLSHRSFEEIFDAARTFEADQVVMGWGPTTHGRAESRIDELTHDLPCDFLVLKDRGFDPEHILLPTAGGPDSVLGADVVRLLREEFDSRVTLLHAVSEDESPEEGERFLEEWAIENGLADAELLIDDRDVETAIEDAATDATLLVIGATETGLLSRLVRGSLVLDVLNDVECSVLLAERARTRTLRERLLGLEKDE
- a CDS encoding winged helix-turn-helix transcriptional regulator — protein: MEHRLDEIDRRIINALMDDARNISAPTIAEETNVSPGTIRNRISRLEDHGVLTGYHATVDFERADGRLTNLFMCNAPVSERELIARRTRAISGVINVRELMTGRRNLHVLAVGEDTADLRRIARSLSDLGVEIEDEVLVQNEIWQPYAPYGPAENARCESITDFVSLSGDAEVAEVTVDPGAPIAATTLKRAVGRNVLDDDALVIAIERDDTVLTPHGDTEIRADDIVTVFSRDGIDDATLEAFRDGADSA